The Zygosaccharomyces rouxii strain CBS732 chromosome G complete sequence genome contains a region encoding:
- the PPS1 gene encoding tyrosine/serine/threonine protein phosphatase PPS1 (similar to uniprot|P38148 Saccharomyces cerevisiae YBR276C PPS1 Protein phosphatase with specificity for serine threonine and tyrosine residues has a role in the DNA synthesis phase of the cell cycle) produces MQVTPMERRCSFKRQNSAIDDMKGDVKPIKRQDSDNSFGRPTVTADELWHLLQRHMASPLPECDAIFPWLHGYSSSAPPDYPNSISIIRSQPMPDNWIQNSGVLKCSMDPHEFLLSWATLGDVRLGEDKLVIRDIIIRELSRCQINLKLQEIEDVVLLCYEYGVLPFLNTDGRARNSYSVTRKVGNSHQQSVSGFTWRQPGSFRRFDIQPAKMLEMSSQIVVYCFHARDAHSNSKGHCSRCYKLATVLNLALKFVQANYLTGTGRQPKISILQYKSLQDIPPDLIGTPPMTMDSLNKDSPVQLVSPFDLVSFNNWDRDLLYREKLEVSKMSSATPVESSLSCWSGNSTDYQVYKLLLSDTKNLDSFVRDRLAYYSTQNSIVRIRKLQFDANDPKAADTKLFNIPCTPKPWALMIRCLEKVSPPSLEKVMASLGTLLKSANPSPIELNFPSSGTITLGSLNINSIEIILNICYVLYQLGNLTDYGSLIYCSDGYTETTFLLVAYLIFLWDLSLEDTLLELHLKYERPFFLFPVDLQVLGHLQSLLRQFSPKRPENYQFYRNRKEKILEPLEITPEMFSKIFLFCVPPDLNFSALKGPLPSRILSHLYLGSLEHAQSPKLLKKMGINYIVSVGEDLSWAGPMNSRHRASSSPMPNKIETRTKTSPIKPLRIRGLTVTGEYNNGSDTLEENPRSIDIFEQEGFKILRIANLGDNGKDSLTNQLEHILAFIDECYEANGKVLVHCMVGVSRSATVCIAECMKRLECSVLRAYLFVRVRRLNIIIQPNLMFMYELLKWQESQGQERAIDWPIICRSISELNNNYI; encoded by the coding sequence ATGCAAGTAACCCCAATGGAGAGGAGGTGTTCTTTTAAAAGGCAAAACAGTGCCATCGATGACATGAAAGGAGATGTTAAACCTATAAAGAGACAAGATTCCGATAATAGTTTTGGAAGACCAACAGTTACGGCTGATGAACTGTGGCACTTACTACAGAGACACATGGCATCACCTTTGCCTGAATGTGATGCGATTTTCCCGTGGTTACATGgatattcttcttcagcaccTCCAGACTACCCGAATTCGATCTCAATAATAAGATCTCAACCGATGCCAGATAATTGGATCCAGAATTCTGGAGTTTTAAAATGTTCAATGGATCCCCACGAATTTTTACTTTCATGGGCGACCTTAGGTGACGTTAGATTAGGTGAAGATAAATTGGTAATACGAGATATTATCATCAGGGAACTTTCAAGATGTCAGATCAATCTTAAATTGCAAGAGATCGAAGACGTAGTTTTGTTATGTTATGAATACGGAGTTTTACCCTTTCTCAATACGGATGGTCGTGCTAGAAATAGTTATTCCGTAACGAGAAAAGTGGGTAATAGCCATCAACAATCTGTATCTGGGTTTACATGGAGACAGCCTGGTTCGTTTCGAAGGTTTGATATTCAACCAGCTAAAATGTTAGAGATGTCATCTCAAATTGTTGTGTACTGTTTCCATGCCAGGGATGCGCACAGTAATAGCAAGGGCCATTGCTCCCGCTGCTACAAGTTAGCTACAGTTTTGAATCTGGCACTCAAATTTGTACAAGCCAATTACCTCACTGGTACTGGGAGACAACCCAAAATTTCCATTTTACAGTACAAATCTCTTCAGGATATCCCACCAGATCTCATAGGTACACCACCGATGACTATGGATTCATTAAATAAAGATTCACCAGTTCAATTGGTTTCACCTTTCGATTTGGTCTCTTTTAATAATTGGGACAGAGATTTACTATACCGCGAGAAATTAGAAGTCTCCAAAATGTCATCTGCTACGCCTGTTGAAAGTTCACTTTCATGTTGGTCTGGTAACTCTACAGATTATCAAGTCTACAAATTGCTCCTTTCAGAtaccaaaaatttagaCTCATTTGTCAGAGATCGTCTAGCTTATTATTCTACGCAAAATTCCATCGTTAGAATACGGAAATTACAATTTGATGCTAATGATCCAAAGGCAGCTGATACTAAACTCTTCAACATTCCATGCACACCAAAGCCTTGGGCTCTCATGATAAGATGTTTGGAAAAAGTTTCACCCCCTTCGTTGGAAAAAGTTATGGCTTCGTTGGGAACCCTGCTTAAGAGCGCAAATCCCTCAccaattgaattaaatttCCCCAGTTCTGGCACAATTACCCTCGGATCTCTGAACattaattcaattgagatCATATTAAATATTTGTTATGTGCTTTACCAATTGGGAAATTTGACAGATTACGGATCGCTCATTTATTGTTCTGACGGTTACACTGAGACCACTTTCCTATTAGTTGCatatttgatatttttaTGGGATTTATCGTTAGAGGACACTTTACTAGAATTACATTTGAAATACGAAAGACCATTTTTCCTATTTCCCGTGGACCTGCAGGTCTTGGGTCATTTACAGTCTTTGTTAAGACAGTTTAGTCCCAAGAGACCAGAAAACTACCAGTTTTACAGGAATCGTAAAGAGAAAATTTTAGAGCCATTGGAAATTACACCAGAGATGTTTagcaaaatatttttattctGTGTTCCACcagatttgaatttctcTGCATTAAAGGGTCCATTACCGTCTAGGATTTTGTCACATCTCTACTTAGGTTCATTAGAGCATGCGCAATCgccaaaacttttgaaaaagatgggAATCAATTACATCGTATCTGTCGGGGAAGATTTGTCATGGGCAGGACCCATGAATTCACGTCACAGAGCATCCTCTTCACCAATGCCTAATAAAATAGAGACAAGGACAAAAACTTCTCCAATAAAGCCACTGAGAATCCGAGGTTTAACTGTAACTGGTGAATACAACAATGGCAGTGATACTTTGGAGGAGAACCCTCGGTCAATTGACATCTTTGAACAAGAaggttttaaaattttacGCATTGCAAATCTAGGGGACAATGGTAAGGACAGTTTAACAAATCAGTTGGAACATATCCTTGCATTTATCGATGAATGTTATGAAGCAAATGGTAAAGTATTAGTCCATTGCATGGTGGGGGTATCAAGGTCCGCCACTGTTTGCATAGCAGAATGCatgaaaagattagaaTGTAGTGTTCTTAGGGCCTATCTTTTCGTTAGGGTCAGAAGACTGAACATTATTATTCAACCAAATTTGATGTTCATGTATGAACTTTTAAAATGGCAGGAGAGTCAAGGTCAAGAAAGAGCCATTGATTGGCCAATTATCTGCAGATCGATTTCAGAATTGAACAATAACTACATATga
- a CDS encoding uncharacterized protein (similar to gnl|GLV|KLLA0F01859g Kluyveromyces lactis KLLA0F01859g and some similarites with YBR278W uniprot|P27344 Saccharomyces cerevisiae YBR278W DPB3 Third-largest subunit of DNA polymerase II (DNA polymerase epsilon) required to maintain fidelity of chromosomal replication and also for inheritance of telomeric silencing mRNA abundance peaks at the G1/S boundary of the cell cycle), whose protein sequence is MSEVQPESVPEKLQDPVQEPVQEPAGENNQEHAQEHPQDDSQDNSPEPMEVDQEPDTALEADIAATDAELKEFFPQLPVSKVKKIARSDPEYLLTSNNAFVATAFATEIFVKALTEEMLAQSHLSGKNKDSKTVRLTYNDLAECVSKKNQFMFLEDVVPRTKNLRSLVKQNRVRYTTATSVAGPLAKGQTQLPFSKQDIDKSNESQRPIDVDNETVDKEEEEIDEEDDDDDMEDDEEEMRAAERVQDEQVQKQVQEIEQMNHVADLDREDSQVEQSDQEE, encoded by the coding sequence ATGAGTGAAGTCCAGCCAGAATCTGTGCCAGAGAAGCTTCAAGACCCTGTACAGGAACCTGTACAAGAGCCAGCTGGTGAGAATAATCAAGAGCATGCACAGGAACATCCACAAGATGATTCACAAGATAATTCACCTGAACCGATGGAAGTGGACCAGGAACCTGATACTGCACTGGAAGCAGACATTGCGGCTACAGATGCTGAACTGAAAGAATTCTTCCCGCAACTCCCAGTATCCAAAGTAAAGAAAATCGCCAGAAGTGATCCTGAATATTTACTCACGTCAAACAATGCATTCGTAGCTACTGCATTTGCAACTGAAATCTTTGTCAAGGCCTTAACGGAGGAAATGCTGGCCCAATCACATCTATCGGGCAAGAACAAAGATTCCAAGACTGTAAGGCTTACTTACAACGACCTAGCAGAATGTGTCTCGAAGAAGAATCAATTCATGTTTTTGGAAGACGTGGTGCCACGTACTAAAAACCTTAGGTCATTGGTTAAACAGAACAGAGTCAGGTATACGACAGCAACCAGTGTTGCAGGTCCATTGGCCAAGGGACAGACTCAGCTGCCCTTTAGTAAACAAGATATTGACAAGTCTAACGAATCACAAAGGCCTATCGACGTGGACAATGAAACCGTAGataaggaagaagaagagattgACGAGGAGgatgacgacgatgatatggaagatgatgaagaagagatgaGGGCAGCAGAAAGGGTTCAAGATGAACAAGTACAGAAACAGGTGCAGGAGATCGAGCAGATGAATCATGTTGCAGATCTCGATAGAGAAGATTCACAGGTGGAACAGAGTGATCAAGAGGAATGA
- the MPM1 gene encoding Mpm1p (similar to gnl|GLV|KLLA0F01881g Kluyveromyces lactis KLLA0F01881g and weakly similar to YJL066C uniprot|P40364 Saccharomyces cerevisiae YJL066C MPM1 Mitochondrial membrane protein of unknown function contains no hydrophobic stretches), producing MGICNDGDSNRLDPVNEEILKEVAGDPFSDRLGSIKDSMSSIWRDSSSLWSSAIDDPSNLLRQISGTKGDDTDRDYWEDVLSDTMGSLLGVMGLPGGFSNPRKMKGYLDGPFTSEEIIRQGITGFYNQRTPTDGQFSQCKELGGLSVWNARGWWRCLFPEKVVEERSEGELDLERVITREKVEADSKHRLGLFFPDFTGYLSWKAHMNRLIKEKREKAQKQQAVLEKESQASRLSTPEDLMFDTSPTLGGQDERNVISRYQNVMYKTTPEGREQINERKTYYDNGTVLLKTEKKLTPSDGSKPKVETSERLIPVNEDRD from the coding sequence ATGGGAATTTGCAACGACGGTGACAGTAATAGGCTTGACCCAGTTAACGAAGagattttaaaagaagTGGCAGGAGATCCTTTCTCAGATAGACTGGGATCCATTAAGGATTCCATGTCGTCCATCTGGAGggattcttcatccttgTGGAGTTCAGCCATAGATGATCCATCCAATTTGTTACGTCAAATATCTGGTACTAAAGGTGATGATACTGACAGGGACTACTGGGAAGACGTCTTGTCGGACACCATGGGCTCACTGTTGGGTGTAATGGGATTGCCAGGTGGATTCAGCAAcccaagaaagatgaagGGTTACTTGGATGGACCATTCACATCAGAGGAAATTATCAGACAAGGGATTACAGGTTTTTACAACCAAAGAACACCAACGGACGGACAATTTAGTCAATGTAAGGAATTAGGTGGTCTTTCAGTTTGGAATGCCAGAGGTTGGTGGAGATGTCTTTTCCCAGAAAAAGTTGTTGAGGAAAGATCAGAAGGTGAACTTGATTTAGAAAGGGTTAtaacaagagaaaaagtGGAAGCAGATTCTAAGCACAGATTAGGGCTTTTCTTCCCCGATTTTACTGGATACTTGTCATGGAAGGCACACATGAACCGTTTGattaaggaaaagagagaaaaggCCCAGAAGCAACAAGCGgtattggaaaaagaatCACAAGCTTCTCGTTTGAGTACACCTGAAGACCTTATGTTTGATACTTCACCTACATTGGGCGGTCAAGATGAAAGGAACGTGATTAGCAGGTATCAAAACGTCATGTACAAAACTACACCTGAAGGTAGAGAGCAGATTAACGAACGCAAGACTTACTACGATAACGGGACCGTTTTGTTGAAAActgagaagaaattgacaCCATCCGATGGTTCTAAACCAAAGGTTGAAACCTCTGAAAGATTGATCCCTGTTAACGAGGACAGAGACTGA